The following coding sequences lie in one Pseudomonas sp. B33.4 genomic window:
- the gabD gene encoding NADP-dependent succinate-semialdehyde dehydrogenase — protein sequence MQLKDTLLFRQQAFIDGAWVDADNGQTIKVNNPATGEILGTVPKMGAAETRRAIEAADKALPAWRALTAKERAGKLRRWFELMIENQDDLARLMTLEQGKPLAEAKGEIVYAASFIEWFAEEAKRIYGDVIPGHQPDKRLIVIKQPIGVTAAITPWNFPAAMITRKAGPALAAGCTMVLKPASQTPFSAFALAELAQRAGIPAGVFSVVSGSAGDIGSELTSNPIVRKLSFTGSTEIGRQLMSECAKDIKKVSLELGGNAPFIVFDDADLDKAVEGAIISKYRNNGQTCVCANRLYIQDSVYDAFAEKLKVAVAKLKIGNGLEDGTTTGPLIDEKAVAKVQEHIADAVAKGATVLAGGKAMEGNFFEPTILTNVPKNAAVAKEETFGPLAPLFRFKDEAEVIAMSNDTEFGLASYFYARDLGRVFRVAEALEYGMVGVNTGLISNEVAPFGGIKASGLGREGSKYGIEDYLEIKYLCLGI from the coding sequence ATGCAGCTTAAAGACACCCTGTTGTTCCGCCAGCAAGCCTTCATTGATGGCGCTTGGGTCGATGCGGACAACGGTCAGACGATCAAGGTCAACAACCCGGCCACCGGCGAAATCCTCGGTACCGTGCCAAAAATGGGCGCGGCCGAAACCCGCCGTGCCATTGAAGCCGCCGACAAGGCGCTGCCGGCCTGGCGTGCACTGACCGCCAAAGAGCGTGCCGGCAAGCTGCGTCGCTGGTTCGAACTGATGATCGAGAACCAGGACGACCTCGCGCGCCTGATGACCCTCGAGCAGGGCAAGCCGCTGGCCGAAGCCAAGGGCGAAATCGTTTACGCCGCTTCGTTCATCGAGTGGTTCGCCGAAGAAGCCAAGCGCATCTACGGTGACGTGATTCCGGGTCACCAGCCAGACAAGCGCCTGATCGTAATCAAGCAGCCAATCGGCGTGACCGCCGCGATCACCCCGTGGAACTTCCCGGCTGCGATGATCACCCGTAAAGCCGGGCCGGCGCTGGCCGCCGGTTGCACCATGGTGCTCAAACCTGCTTCGCAAACTCCATTCTCCGCATTCGCCCTGGCCGAACTGGCTCAGCGCGCGGGCATTCCTGCAGGCGTGTTCAGCGTCGTGTCCGGCAGCGCCGGCGACATCGGCAGTGAGCTGACCAGTAACCCGATCGTGCGCAAACTGTCCTTCACCGGTTCGACCGAAATCGGTCGTCAATTGATGTCGGAATGCGCCAAGGACATCAAGAAAGTCTCGCTGGAACTGGGCGGCAACGCGCCGTTCATCGTGTTCGACGACGCTGACCTGGACAAGGCCGTTGAAGGCGCGATCATTTCCAAGTACCGCAACAACGGCCAGACCTGCGTCTGCGCCAACCGTCTGTACATTCAGGATTCGGTCTACGACGCGTTCGCCGAGAAGCTGAAAGTGGCTGTAGCCAAACTGAAGATCGGCAACGGTCTGGAAGACGGCACCACCACTGGCCCGCTGATCGACGAAAAAGCCGTGGCCAAGGTGCAAGAACACATTGCTGACGCTGTGGCCAAAGGCGCAACCGTACTGGCCGGTGGCAAGGCGATGGAAGGCAACTTCTTCGAGCCGACCATCCTCACCAACGTGCCGAAAAACGCCGCCGTGGCCAAGGAAGAAACCTTCGGTCCACTGGCGCCGCTGTTCCGCTTCAAAGATGAAGCCGAAGTGATCGCGATGTCCAACGACACCGAGTTCGGTCTGGCTTCGTACTTCTACGCACGTGATCTGGGCCGTGTGTTCCGTGTGGCAGAAGCCCTGGAATACGGCATGGTCGGCGTCAACACCGGGCTGATCTCCAATGAAGTCGCGCCGTTCGGCGGCATCAAGGCCTCGGGCCTGGGCCGTGAAGGCTCCAAGTACGGCATCGAAGATTACCTGGAAATCAAATACCTCTGCCTGGGCATCTAA